TGCTCGCGCCGCTGCTCGCTTGGCCGGCCACACGGCACGGCGGTGAGCTCGGGATCGAGGACGCGACGGAAGTGGTAGTGACGCCCAGCTGGGATCTCCGCAACGGCGTGCGGGTGGGGCGCATCAAGCCGGGGCGCAAGGCCCTTCAGATCCCGGGCAAGCCGCCCACCTTCGTGCGTGGCACGCGTGCGCTGCTGAAGCAGGTCGTCGACGCCGGGGGCAGCTTGCGCCACCACGGCGTGACGCTCACCTACCCGACGGACGCGCGGCCGCTGACCCCGCGGCTCATCGAGGTGGAGCGCGCCGACACGCTCGCCTACGTGGACCCCGACGCGGCGCTCGCGCTGCTGGGAGACCGCGCCACGGATCCCGCGCTGGTCGCGCTCGCGGCCCGCGCCAAGGCCGACCCGGGGGCTGCCCGCGTGCTCGCCGACTACGTCATCGAGCTGACCGCAGGCATCGACGCGGACGTCGCGCGCAAGCTGGCCCGCGGCCGGCGCTAGCGCCTTGGGCACCGAGCGCGTCCACCCGGCCTAGGAGCGACACGCACTTCGTGGCACCCTGACCGAGAAAGAGGTGCCGTGGGGGCCCCGCTACCGAGAGCTGAGACCAGGATCGAGCTGTGGATTGGCGCGTACGCGTTGCTTGCCATCGCGGTGATCGTGCTGCCTGCGCTCGTGCTGGTGGAGCAGCACCTCGAGGCCTCGCTGGTGGCCAACGAGATAGACATGGTGTCGCGCGAGGAGCGCCTCATGGTCACCACGCTGGCGCACCGCGTGGCGGCGAGCGAGCGGAGCGTGAGGCGGCTCGCGCGGCGCGTGTCCGAGACCGCTACGCCCATCACACCGAGCGAGGTGCAGACCTTCGAGCAACTGGTGGCGCGCGACGCGGACGGGGCGCATCGCTCTCGCCCGGCCAGCTTCGACGCGGTCACCCAGGCGGGCATCTGGGTGCCGCGCCACGCGCCCATGGACGACGACTCGCGGGGCTTCTACGTGCGCGTGAAGCACCTGATCGAAGACACCATGCGCGGCGGGGACGACACGCTGTCCGAGAACGCGTGGCTGCTGGTGGACGGTGGCGGTGAGGTCATCTTGTGGCCGGCGGCGCCCCTGTTCATCTACGAGGCGGCGGCCAACCACGACTACTCCGACACCGAGTGGGTGAACCTCGCGCGCCCCGCGAACAATCCCGACGGCCGTCCGCGCTGGACGCGCGTGGAGTTCGACCCGGTGCCCAGCGTGTGGATGGTCTCCGTGGTGGCCCCGTACACGCGCAACGGACGCTTCGCGGGCTCCGTGGGCCACGACGTGCCGCTCGACAGGCTCATCGCAGGAGGGGCCGCGCTGTCCGAGCGGGCGGGCGCGACGTACATGGTGATCGACCGCGAGGGGCGGCTCTTGGCGTCGGCGCGCTACGCCGCCGAGATTCAGGCGGGGCGCGGGGACTACTCCGTCGATGACGTGGCGGACGCGCCGCTGCGGAGCGCGGTCCAGCGGCTCATGCGAGCGACTCAGGACAGCACCGAGGTGCAGCGCATCGAGACCCGCGCGCTGATCGTGCTGGGGACGCGCCTCGAGGCCACCGGCTGGACCACCATCTCTGCCATCCCGCGCGAGACCATCACCGAGCGCGTGGCCGAGCCGGTGCGCACCATGCGCAACGCCACCCTGGCAGCGCTGTTGCTGGTGTTCGCGGCGTCGCTGGTGACCATCATCCAGGACCGCCGCCGCCGGCAGCGGGCGCTCTTGCAGCTGCGCGAGAGCGACGAGAAGCTGGCGCGAGCCCAGAAGCTGGACGTGCTGGGGCGCTTTGCAGGTGGCATTGCGCACGACTTCAACAACATCCTCACCGTCATCAACGGCTTCGCGCAGATCGCCATGGCGCGCAGCCGCGAGGACGAGACCCAGCGCGACCACCTGCGGCAAATCACGCGCGCCTGCATGCGCGCGGCCGAGCTCACCCGGCAGCTCCTGGCGTTTGCCAGGACGCAGCCCATCGCGCCGCAGGTCATGGACGTGAACGACCTGGTGCGCGACACGCACAAGCTCCTGCGACGCGTCATCGGGGAGGACGTGGAGGTCATCAGCCTGCCGTCACCCACGCCCGCCTGCGTGCTGATGGACGCGGGCCAGCTGGAGCAGGTGCTCACCAACCTGGCGGTGAACGCGCGCGACGCCATGCCCGACGGAGGCGCGCTGACGGTGCGCGTGGAGGTGGGCGACCATCGCGTGGTGCTGAAGGTGTCGGACACGGGCGTGGGGATGCCCGAGCACGTTCGCAAGAACGCCACCGAGCCATTCTTCACCACCAAGGAGGCCGGGCGCGGGACGGGGCTGGGTTTGTCCACGTGCCTCGCCATCGTGGAGCAGGCCGGCGGCACCCTCGAGATCCAGTCCCAGGTGGGGCAGGGCACCACGTTCACCCTGTCGTTCCCGCAGGCCGACAGCACCCAGCTGGTGCCGCCCATGCGCTCCGAGCCGCCACCCGCGCCGCGCGGCGAAGGGCAGCTGATCCTGCTGGTGGAAGACGACGCCCAGGTGCGCAACGCCACCTCCGAGCTGCTGCGGGCGCTGGGCTTCGACGTGGTCGAGGCGGACAACGGCGCGAGCGGCCTCGGCGTGGTGCGCGAGCGGCACAAGGACCTGGCGTGCGTGCTCACCGACGTGGTCATGCCCATCCTGGGCGGCGGCCCCTTCCTGGCCCTGCTGCGGGCGGAGCACCCGAGCCTGCCCGTGGTGGTCACCTCGGGCTACGTGGACGACCCGCGCCTGCGCGACGACCTGCGCGACCTCACGCTCGAGTTCCTGCCGAAGCCGTTCACGGCGGACCAGCTGTCGCGCGCGCTGGCTCGGGCCATGAGCGCGACGAGCGCCTAGCCGGGCTCGCGGCGGGCGGCACCGCGGAACAGGTCCGCCAGCTCGCTCTCGGTGGCCTGGCTGGCGCGCGCCTGGCGCTCGAGGATGGCCTCCACGCCCAGGCTCGAGTCCAGCTCGTTCAGGAACTGGTCCACGGCCAGGCGGGCCAGCCCCTCGATGCGGTCACCCCAGCGCTCTTTGAGGCGCGCCTTGGCGGCGTCCTCCAGCAGCGCGTGGAAGGCCTTGCGGACGACCTGATCGGCCTCGCCCTTGAGCATCTGCGTGGGTTCGAGATCCAAGAAGCGGGCGTTCTTGGGGCTGGGCGGCGGGCCGCCTTCGGGGCGCTTTTGGTCGTTCATGGTTTCATTCTGCCGCGCTGCACGAGGTGGCGAAAGGGCCGGCCGCGAGAACCCGTCTCGACCCTGGTTGCAGGGCTCACCCCGCGCTGAGACCATGCGCCGATGACCCCCAGCCGCCGTCCACCGCCGCCTGCAGCAGCGCCTCGCGAGCCGTCACGAGACACCCGCGGCGTGGAGCTCACCGAGGTGCAGGTGGACGGCGTGGCCATGCTGCTCATCGACCTGCCCGCGCCCACGCTCGCGGGGGACCACTTCGCCGACATGACGGATGCGGAGCGCGACGTGGCGCTGCGCGTGGCCGCGGGGCAGAGCAACGCGGCCATCGCCAAGGCGCGCGGAACGCACGTGCGCACTGTGGCCAACCAGCTGGCGGCGCTCTTCCGCAAGCTGGGCGTGGCGAGCCGCGCGGAGCTGCGCGCGCTGCTGGCGCGGGGCGGCAGCTGACTCACCCCTAGAGCCGTGCTCTAGGGAGGATTCGAAAGAAGCAGTATGCTCGCCGCGCATGCCTCGGCCTGGGCTACTGGATGTGATCGCTTGCGCGTGGGACCTCGACCGCGACGTGTCGTCGTGGCTCGCGGACTTGTCCGACTGCAGCGCGAGGGTGTTGCCCGGGGTGGAGGGGGCGGTGTGCTGGCTGTCCCGCGTAGGTGAAGAGGGGCCGCAGCTGGTGGCCGCCGAAGGGCAGGGCGACCTGCTGGCGTGGATGATGCGCGACCATGAAGGCGGCCTCGAAGAGGGCGCGCTCGACGCGGCGTATGCCAGCGCGCCCATGGTGGCCTCCATGCGCAGCATCTTCGACGAGACCTGGTCGAGCCTCCCGAACGCCATGGCGCGGGAGTTCTCGGCGCGTGATCTGCACGACGTGGTCACGGTGGCACCGAAGGCGGGCAACGACGTGGTGACGCTGGCGCTGCCCATCCCACGGCGACACGGGGTGGCCCGCGACGCGCGGCTGGGCGAGCTGATGGGCCGCTGGCAGGGGGTTGGCCACCAGCTGCGGCAGGCGCTGGTGGCGCGTCGGGCGCTGGGCGGCACGGCGGCCGACGCCTCGCTGCACGTGCCCGACGTCATCGCCGACTTCGACGCCCGCGGCCGCGGGGACTTTCGCTTCCCACACCTGCGCCCCGCGCTGCTGGAGCAGAGCCGGCGCGTGTCCAGCGCGGAAGGCGGCGCCATGGCGCACCTGGGGGTCTGGGAGGACCTCATCGCGGGGCGCTACTCCATCATCGCCCACCGGGAGCACACGGGCCGGCGGCGCTTCCTGGCCATCCAGAACGCCGCCGAGCAAGCCACGCTGCGTGCGCTTTCACGCGCCGAGCGCATGGTGGTGGAGCGCCTGGGCCGCGGTGACGCGCACAAGGCCATCGCGGCCGACCTGGGTGTGCGCACTTCGTCGGTGGCCAACGTGGCGGCGCGCGCGCTCCAGAAGCTGGGCGTGGCCGACGTGGCGCAGCTGGCCATGCTGCACGCCGGCCTCGCCCGGCCCACCTGAGCGTTCACGCGGTACATCACGCTCGACTTGCGCGCGGTGATTGGCGACGCTGACGCCGATGCAACGCGACGAGCTGGTGGCGCACCTGCGGACCCTCGGGGTCGATGAAGCGAGCGGGCTGGCTTTCGACGCGACCATCACGCCAGAGACGCTGCTGGGGCCGTTTCCGAGCGCGCGGCCCCCGGGGGCTGCTGCGCTCGTGGCCGCGCCGCCAGGGGCCAGCGTGGGGCCGTTGCCGCGCATCGGGCTGAGCGGGCTGGTGTCGGGTCAGTCCGCGTCGGACGTCGCGGTGAGCGGCGCGTCCGGGCGCATCGAAGACCCGGCCGACTTCGAGATCCTGAGCGTGCTGGGGGAGGGCGGCATGGGCCGCGTGCACCTGGCGCGGCAGCGCTCACTGGGCCGTGACGTGGCCATCAAGACGCTCAAGGCCGAGGTCGCAGATGTGCACGCGGTCGAGATGCTGCGCGAAGAGGCCACCACCATGGGCCGCCTCGAGCACCCCAACATGGTGCCCGTGCACGCCGTGGGGCGCGACGACTCGGGGCGCCTGCTGCTGGTGATGAAGCGTGTGGACGGCGTGGCGTGGAGCGACCTGCTGCACGACCCCCACCACCCGCGCTGGGAGGTGCTGGCGCCGCGCGACGAGGACCGCCTCGAGCTGCACCTGAGCGTCTTGGCGCAGGTGGCCAACGCGCTCGAGTTCGCGCACAGCCGGGGCGTCGTGCACCGCGACGTGAAGCCGGAGAACGTGCTGCTGGGCGAGCACGGTGAGGTCTACCTGGCGGACTGGGGCATCGCGCTGCGCCTCGGTGGCGCCGCGTCCATGACGCTGGTGGGCACGCCCGCCTACATGGCGCCCGAGATGGTGCGCGCGGACTCCGCCCGCATCGACGCGCGCACGGACGTGTTCTTGCTGGGGGCCACGCTGCACGAGGTGCTCACGGGGCAGCCGCCGTACTCGGGGGCCAGCATCCACGCGGTGCTGGTGGCTGCGCACGACGCGTTGCCGCCCAGCTACGGGCCGGAGGTGCCGAGTGAGCTCGCGGCCATCGCACGGCGCGCCATGGCGGCCTCGCCGGAGGACCGCTTTCCGAGCGCGCTCGCGTTTCGGCAAGCGCTCGATGAGCGGCGGCGCCATGCGGGGGCGCTGGCCCTCGTTCGCTCGGGGCGCGAGCTGCTGGCGGACCTCGAGGCCGCGCCGCAGGGGAGCGCAGGGGGCGGGCCCGACGTGGACCGCAAGCTCACGGAGTGCCGCTTCGCCTTCGTGCAGGC
This portion of the Sandaracinaceae bacterium genome encodes:
- a CDS encoding response regulator, which translates into the protein MLPALVLVEQHLEASLVANEIDMVSREERLMVTTLAHRVAASERSVRRLARRVSETATPITPSEVQTFEQLVARDADGAHRSRPASFDAVTQAGIWVPRHAPMDDDSRGFYVRVKHLIEDTMRGGDDTLSENAWLLVDGGGEVILWPAAPLFIYEAAANHDYSDTEWVNLARPANNPDGRPRWTRVEFDPVPSVWMVSVVAPYTRNGRFAGSVGHDVPLDRLIAGGAALSERAGATYMVIDREGRLLASARYAAEIQAGRGDYSVDDVADAPLRSAVQRLMRATQDSTEVQRIETRALIVLGTRLEATGWTTISAIPRETITERVAEPVRTMRNATLAALLLVFAASLVTIIQDRRRRQRALLQLRESDEKLARAQKLDVLGRFAGGIAHDFNNILTVINGFAQIAMARSREDETQRDHLRQITRACMRAAELTRQLLAFARTQPIAPQVMDVNDLVRDTHKLLRRVIGEDVEVISLPSPTPACVLMDAGQLEQVLTNLAVNARDAMPDGGALTVRVEVGDHRVVLKVSDTGVGMPEHVRKNATEPFFTTKEAGRGTGLGLSTCLAIVEQAGGTLEIQSQVGQGTTFTLSFPQADSTQLVPPMRSEPPPAPRGEGQLILLVEDDAQVRNATSELLRALGFDVVEADNGASGLGVVRERHKDLACVLTDVVMPILGGGPFLALLRAEHPSLPVVVTSGYVDDPRLRDDLRDLTLEFLPKPFTADQLSRALARAMSATSA
- a CDS encoding helix-turn-helix transcriptional regulator — translated: MTPSRRPPPPAAAPREPSRDTRGVELTEVQVDGVAMLLIDLPAPTLAGDHFADMTDAERDVALRVAAGQSNAAIAKARGTHVRTVANQLAALFRKLGVASRAELRALLARGGS
- a CDS encoding serine/threonine protein kinase; protein product: MQRDELVAHLRTLGVDEASGLAFDATITPETLLGPFPSARPPGAAALVAAPPGASVGPLPRIGLSGLVSGQSASDVAVSGASGRIEDPADFEILSVLGEGGMGRVHLARQRSLGRDVAIKTLKAEVADVHAVEMLREEATTMGRLEHPNMVPVHAVGRDDSGRLLLVMKRVDGVAWSDLLHDPHHPRWEVLAPRDEDRLELHLSVLAQVANALEFAHSRGVVHRDVKPENVLLGEHGEVYLADWGIALRLGGAASMTLVGTPAYMAPEMVRADSARIDARTDVFLLGATLHEVLTGQPPYSGASIHAVLVAAHDALPPSYGPEVPSELAAIARRAMAASPEDRFPSALAFRQALDERRRHAGALALVRSGRELLADLEAAPQGSAGGGPDVDRKLTECRFAFVQALRIWPENEDAREGLDQALRLAVQHELGRENPVAARSLLAELHVPDAALLARVLALETTLASRLGAVQKLEAIAADADLRVGLRSRMILFGFVTAAGVAISAYFSLGPRADAAPPSGQEIVGVALLFIAIVAVGSLLLRKHLLANLAGRQAIGLLAGGLLGLLAHRVIGAANGVSTLSVLAMDFVVLGLASGAAGLIVPRASWAALVPVLGAVLSAMYPSHVVVIFSSFSVLTVLAVAGLWLGSVRARDRSDG